In a genomic window of Salegentibacter salegens:
- a CDS encoding ABC transporter ATP-binding protein — MKNKTVIEIKDMYKSFGEAEVLKNFNLKLFEGENLVLMGKSGSGKSVMIKCLVGLMDFDQGSIKVLGKDISKMKQHELDELRTNIGFLFQGSALYDSMTVRENLEFPLRRHRKDSEKKTEALVKEALENVGLPQTIDLMPAELSGGMQRRIALARALILKPKIIIYDEPTTGLDPITAKEIILLMMNIQKKYATSSLIITHDVDCARVISNRMILLLDGKDYAEGTFNELAASGDPKIKAFFK; from the coding sequence ATGAAAAATAAAACCGTCATAGAGATAAAAGATATGTATAAGAGCTTTGGCGAGGCTGAAGTTTTAAAGAATTTCAATTTAAAACTATTTGAAGGTGAAAACCTGGTTTTAATGGGGAAATCGGGATCGGGGAAATCGGTGATGATAAAATGCCTGGTAGGTTTAATGGATTTTGACCAGGGCAGTATTAAAGTTTTAGGAAAAGATATCTCTAAAATGAAACAACATGAACTGGATGAGTTGAGAACTAACATCGGTTTTTTATTTCAGGGCAGCGCTTTGTACGATTCTATGACGGTACGGGAAAATTTAGAATTTCCGTTAAGAAGACATAGAAAAGATTCTGAAAAGAAAACTGAAGCTCTAGTAAAAGAAGCACTGGAAAATGTAGGCTTACCACAAACTATAGATCTTATGCCTGCAGAACTTTCTGGAGGAATGCAACGCCGCATAGCACTGGCAAGAGCACTTATTTTAAAACCGAAGATTATAATTTACGACGAACCTACCACGGGTTTAGACCCTATTACGGCAAAAGAAATCATTTTATTAATGATGAATATTCAGAAGAAATATGCAACCTCATCTTTAATAATTACGCACGATGTGGATTGTGCGCGGGTAATTTCAAACCGAATGATCTTATTGCTTGATGGAAAAGATTATGCCGAAGGAACTTTTAATGAGCTGGCGGCATCTGGTGACCCAAAAATTAAAGCATTCTTTAAATAA
- a CDS encoding MlaE family ABC transporter permease: MLSSYQSGLGSFFLEIGEMGKFTGRYFRELFSMPFEFREFLKQCYQMGNKSLLLVSVTGFILGLVFTLQSRPTLMEFGAVSWMPSMISISIVREIGPVIIALICAGRIGSSIGAELGSMRVTEQIDAMEVSGTNPFKFLVVTRILAATCMLPLLVIVGDFVALIGSAIIENIKGDVSFTLYFNQVFAALEFTDLLPATVKTFFFGFAIGLVGCFKGYNSKKGTAGVGKASNSAVVFTSMLLFVLDFIAVFITDIFYN, translated from the coding sequence ATGTTATCCTCATATCAATCGGGTTTAGGTTCCTTCTTCCTGGAAATCGGGGAAATGGGGAAGTTTACCGGCAGGTATTTTAGAGAACTTTTCAGTATGCCATTTGAGTTCAGGGAATTCCTGAAGCAATGCTACCAAATGGGCAATAAATCTTTGCTTTTAGTGAGTGTTACCGGGTTTATTCTGGGTCTCGTATTTACCCTGCAATCCCGGCCAACTTTAATGGAATTTGGTGCGGTTTCCTGGATGCCGTCTATGATAAGCATATCTATTGTTCGGGAAATTGGTCCAGTAATTATCGCGCTTATTTGCGCCGGAAGAATTGGTTCAAGTATAGGTGCCGAATTAGGCTCTATGCGGGTTACCGAACAAATAGATGCTATGGAAGTTTCAGGGACTAACCCGTTTAAATTTCTGGTAGTAACCAGGATTCTGGCTGCCACCTGTATGTTGCCACTTTTGGTAATAGTGGGCGATTTTGTAGCGCTAATTGGCTCTGCAATTATAGAAAACATAAAGGGCGATGTTTCTTTTACCCTCTATTTTAACCAGGTTTTTGCCGCCCTGGAATTTACCGATCTTCTTCCCGCAACGGTAAAAACCTTTTTCTTTGGTTTTGCCATTGGCCTGGTGGGTTGTTTTAAAGGCTATAACAGTAAAAAAGGAACCGCCGGCGTTGGGAAAGCCTCAAATTCAGCGGTAGTTTTTACTTCTATGCTACTGTTTGTATTAGATTTTATCGCCGTTTTCATCACTGATATTTTTTATAACTAA
- a CDS encoding chemotaxis protein CheB — MTKVNNYPSKSELETKLKIDEPRVIAVGASAGGLEALKAFFKDIPENDKNAYVVIQHLSPDYKSMMAELLKKSTNLPIRGIKDKMKMKQGHIYLIPPANNLSIEDNKLNLVEKPKDQSLNLPIDMFFEALSKERKEKAIGIILSGTGSDGSRGVRAIKERDGMIMVQDPEESKFDGMPQSAINTGLVDYVLPISKMAQELKNFIDSPAVFHFKDGDYNYNESELMKILRFIDEKTGLDFREYKHATLARRIARRVNVCKCNSLSDYYQFLLNNDEEVEILHREFLIGVTKFFRDSKVWKVLRKEVIPKLVAQKKDGEVIKLWDVACSSGEEAYSFAMLINEEIEKQRKSVDLKIFATDISQKHLDIGAEAFYPESIVADIDSELLLKYFISEPNGYKVIDKMRRMVVFSRHNIIKNPPFSNMDMVSCRNLLIYFQPGIQNKALNFLQYALKVGGYLVLGTSENVSSQKNNFKVINRSAKIYQNESADKRLNSNISPAISQNRSFSNTKEIQRPAYRKSSNPVKNKLTEELNETILETFGGSSVFIDNDFNILQAVGEFRKYANLPVNGFSVNLLDMLSVDLKYIIQSTVKKSKKNSEKLRYQDAAFEHNGEKKSVDIIIKPYQQQIENSNASFVVTFIEKEVNLIDVKTLDKLTLTNRTKEFVADLEEELKETKEELHTSMEEIETSNEELQAANEELLASNEELQSTNEELQSVNEEINTVNAENLQKVEDLAALNTDMNNLLESTEIGVIFLDEGLRIRKFTPAIQRHFNLIESDEGRPIEHFTSSMGKSNLITRCKRVLRTGKILEKQIMTKEGTYYLRRISPYINSNNEINGVVITFIDVGLLQRSKERLIASEKRFKSFYEEDPVIHISVDSQTQLIAQCNEMAVSRLGYNTKEELIDKPVFDLYTEESQLRALKSNKEFKETGVIVNMEQEILTASGDLLPVILNATAERDVDGKIMTIRYTCVDISALKKAESKLKQQHEDLERANKDLEQFVSICSHDLQEPLSTIKFGSDVLGKMYSSQLDEKGKDYVQYIKDASTRLSEQIKALLEHSRIGRNGEKSLVNTKEVVEVVKYDLGKRIKDTNAKVNAGTLPKIMGYEVELRLLFQNLISNAIKYTPKERNPDIRIAAYREGKFWVFSVMDNGYGISEEDKKNIFTIFNRVKETNGNDGTGVGLAHVEKIVQLHEGTIWVDSQVGVGSTFYFKLKG; from the coding sequence ATGACAAAAGTAAATAACTATCCTTCTAAATCGGAGTTAGAAACTAAGCTTAAAATAGACGAGCCACGCGTTATTGCAGTAGGCGCAAGTGCCGGGGGCCTGGAAGCTCTTAAAGCTTTTTTTAAAGACATACCCGAAAACGATAAGAATGCTTATGTAGTTATTCAGCATCTTTCTCCCGATTATAAGAGCATGATGGCAGAGCTTCTTAAAAAAAGTACCAATCTGCCAATTCGTGGAATTAAGGATAAAATGAAGATGAAGCAGGGGCATATTTATCTAATACCTCCGGCCAATAATCTGTCGATTGAAGATAATAAACTTAACCTTGTAGAAAAACCAAAAGATCAAAGCTTAAACCTACCCATAGATATGTTCTTTGAAGCACTTTCTAAAGAGCGCAAAGAAAAAGCTATTGGGATAATTTTAAGCGGTACTGGTAGTGACGGTTCCAGAGGAGTAAGGGCAATAAAAGAACGTGACGGAATGATTATGGTTCAGGATCCCGAAGAATCTAAGTTTGATGGGATGCCACAAAGTGCCATTAACACGGGATTGGTAGATTACGTCTTACCAATTTCTAAAATGGCCCAGGAACTCAAGAATTTTATAGATTCTCCCGCGGTTTTTCATTTTAAAGACGGGGATTATAACTACAACGAAAGCGAATTAATGAAAATTCTTCGCTTTATAGACGAAAAAACCGGTCTTGATTTCAGGGAATATAAACACGCCACACTTGCCCGTAGAATTGCCAGAAGGGTGAATGTGTGTAAATGTAATAGTCTTTCAGATTATTATCAGTTCTTATTGAATAACGATGAAGAGGTAGAAATACTGCATCGGGAGTTTTTAATTGGGGTTACCAAGTTTTTTAGAGATTCTAAGGTTTGGAAAGTGCTTAGAAAAGAAGTGATCCCTAAACTGGTAGCACAAAAAAAAGATGGAGAGGTTATAAAACTTTGGGATGTTGCCTGCAGTAGTGGAGAAGAAGCCTATTCTTTTGCCATGCTTATTAATGAAGAAATTGAAAAGCAGCGAAAAAGTGTAGACCTGAAGATTTTTGCAACCGATATTTCTCAAAAACACCTGGATATTGGTGCTGAAGCATTTTATCCCGAAAGTATTGTTGCCGATATCGATTCAGAATTATTGCTGAAATATTTTATTAGCGAACCTAATGGATATAAGGTAATAGATAAGATGCGCCGAATGGTAGTTTTCTCCAGGCACAATATCATTAAAAATCCGCCTTTCAGTAATATGGATATGGTGTCTTGCCGAAACCTATTAATTTATTTTCAACCCGGAATCCAAAATAAAGCTTTAAACTTTTTACAATACGCTTTAAAAGTTGGCGGCTATCTGGTTTTAGGAACTTCAGAAAATGTTTCGTCCCAGAAAAATAACTTTAAAGTGATAAATCGTTCAGCAAAAATTTATCAAAATGAAAGTGCCGATAAACGGTTAAATTCAAATATTTCGCCAGCGATATCGCAAAATAGGTCGTTTTCTAATACAAAGGAAATTCAACGCCCAGCTTATAGAAAATCTTCAAATCCCGTTAAGAATAAACTCACCGAAGAACTTAATGAAACTATCCTGGAAACTTTTGGTGGATCCAGTGTGTTTATAGACAACGATTTTAATATTTTACAGGCGGTAGGGGAATTTAGAAAATATGCAAATTTACCGGTTAATGGTTTTTCGGTAAATCTACTGGATATGCTAAGTGTAGACTTAAAATATATTATACAAAGTACCGTAAAAAAGTCTAAAAAGAATAGCGAAAAACTTAGATATCAAGATGCTGCTTTTGAGCATAACGGTGAAAAGAAATCGGTAGATATTATAATAAAACCCTACCAACAGCAAATTGAAAATTCTAATGCGAGTTTTGTTGTTACTTTCATAGAAAAAGAAGTAAACCTAATAGATGTTAAAACCCTTGATAAATTAACGCTTACCAATCGTACCAAGGAATTTGTTGCAGATCTTGAAGAAGAGCTGAAAGAGACTAAAGAAGAGCTGCATACTTCAATGGAGGAAATTGAAACCAGTAACGAAGAGTTACAGGCTGCAAATGAAGAACTGCTGGCATCTAACGAAGAATTGCAAAGTACCAATGAAGAATTGCAAAGTGTAAATGAAGAGATTAATACGGTTAATGCTGAAAATCTTCAAAAGGTAGAAGATCTGGCGGCACTAAATACCGATATGAACAACTTGCTGGAAAGTACCGAAATTGGAGTTATTTTCCTGGATGAGGGCTTAAGAATAAGGAAATTTACACCGGCTATCCAAAGACATTTTAATTTAATAGAATCAGATGAAGGCCGGCCTATAGAACATTTTACCTCCAGTATGGGTAAAAGCAATTTAATTACCCGTTGTAAGCGAGTACTTAGAACAGGAAAAATTTTAGAAAAGCAGATTATGACCAAAGAAGGGACATACTATCTGCGAAGAATTTCTCCCTATATTAATTCTAATAACGAAATTAATGGTGTTGTAATTACCTTTATAGACGTAGGCTTATTGCAACGTTCTAAAGAAAGATTAATAGCCAGTGAAAAACGATTTAAATCTTTCTATGAAGAAGATCCTGTAATTCATATTAGTGTAGATTCCCAAACCCAGTTAATAGCACAATGCAATGAAATGGCAGTTAGTAGATTGGGATATAATACCAAAGAAGAATTAATAGACAAGCCTGTTTTTGATCTTTATACCGAAGAATCACAACTTAGAGCTTTAAAATCTAATAAAGAATTTAAAGAGACTGGTGTTATTGTAAATATGGAGCAGGAAATACTTACTGCTTCAGGAGATTTACTTCCAGTAATATTAAATGCCACTGCAGAGAGGGATGTTGATGGTAAGATAATGACCATTAGATATACCTGTGTAGATATTTCAGCCTTAAAGAAAGCCGAATCAAAATTAAAGCAACAACACGAAGATCTTGAACGTGCCAATAAAGATTTGGAACAATTTGTATCTATTTGTTCTCACGATCTTCAGGAGCCGCTTTCAACTATAAAATTTGGTAGTGATGTACTTGGTAAAATGTATTCCTCGCAATTAGACGAAAAAGGAAAAGATTATGTGCAGTATATAAAAGATGCTTCTACAAGACTTTCAGAACAAATTAAAGCATTACTGGAGCATTCAAGAATTGGCCGAAATGGAGAGAAAAGCCTGGTGAACACAAAAGAAGTTGTTGAGGTTGTAAAGTATGATCTTGGCAAAAGAATTAAAGATACCAATGCAAAAGTTAATGCCGGTACGCTTCCAAAAATAATGGGTTACGAAGTAGAATTGCGCTTGCTATTTCAAAATCTAATAAGTAATGCCATAAAATATACGCCTAAAGAGCGCAATCCCGATATTCGCATTGCAGCGTATCGTGAAGGGAAATTTTGGGTTTTCTCGGTGATGGATAATGGCTACGGAATTTCAGAAGAAGATAAAAAGAATATTTTTACCATTTTTAACCGCGTGAAAGAAACCAACGGAAATGATGGTACAGGAGTTGGGCTGGCACACGTAGAAAAAATTGTACAACTTCACGAAGGCACCATTTGGGTAGATAGCCAGGTTGGGGTGGGTAGTACTTTCTATTTTAAATTAAAAGGATAG
- a CDS encoding ATP-binding protein: MSSGQLSYPERIDIRNCEKEPIHLIGKTQAHGVVLAVDPATFKITQASENTLKFFGISHKNILGDSLENLIGKSAFARITSAIDQKTGFKDEKLKVGHKDFIILPHFSEEHLILDFEDLGEVWEPMYFQQQLTNIINGLDADETVPDLCKTAAKLMKNTFGYDRVMVYRFDEEWNGEVVAEEKEEHLESWLGLHYPASDIPSQSRDLFLKHKVRIISDVNYEPVPISPELSPITNKALDLSKSTLRGVSPIHIEYLQNMEVGATLTAAIIVHGKLWGLIACHHYSAKFINYFQRETCKFLAQVFSNNIASIQTGIFNKKLNENSELRARILTDLKIENTLVDGLENAEIPFTSLIESGGGAVVFDDKIKLFGNTPTEAEVLDLSNFLAENEEVIFYTKNLKNSYPVAENYKKSASGILSFKLGRAKNNFIIWFRPEVAETVSWGGNPNKKVSYNEEKQRLSPRKSFKKWTEKLDGISNSWQDYEIETAKAFRENLNQFILKKQKEEIGRLNQNLQEANKDLELFSYGISHDLRSPLRGIKGYAQILKEDFGEELPAEASETIETILRSSGRMEGIIDDTLSFSKITGGKLQKKNFGTNKLLEELLLSFNIKANFPDFDIEIDENLPNTYADRRMIFQVWSNLIGNALKYTQPGAYPRIEIGSFSEENKNIFYIKDNGIGIAENQKDKVFKMFSRFAKKDFKGTGIGLAIVARILEKHNGKIWVESEPENGSTFFFHL, from the coding sequence ATGAGCTCAGGGCAGCTTTCGTATCCTGAAAGGATAGATATTCGAAATTGTGAGAAAGAACCTATTCATTTAATTGGAAAAACCCAGGCTCACGGAGTTGTTCTTGCAGTAGATCCTGCAACTTTTAAAATTACCCAGGCGAGTGAAAATACCTTAAAGTTTTTCGGGATTTCGCATAAAAATATTCTTGGTGATTCCCTTGAAAACCTCATTGGTAAATCGGCTTTTGCAAGAATTACTAGCGCCATTGATCAAAAAACAGGTTTTAAAGATGAAAAGCTAAAAGTTGGCCATAAGGATTTCATAATTTTACCGCATTTTTCTGAAGAGCACCTTATTCTAGATTTTGAAGATCTGGGTGAAGTTTGGGAACCAATGTATTTTCAGCAGCAATTAACCAATATTATTAATGGTTTAGATGCCGATGAAACTGTTCCCGATCTTTGTAAGACAGCTGCGAAATTAATGAAAAATACCTTCGGCTACGATCGGGTAATGGTTTACCGGTTTGACGAAGAATGGAATGGCGAAGTAGTTGCTGAAGAAAAGGAAGAACATTTAGAAAGCTGGCTGGGTTTACATTATCCTGCAAGCGATATTCCCTCACAATCCCGAGATTTATTTTTAAAACATAAGGTAAGGATAATTTCAGATGTAAATTATGAGCCCGTTCCCATTTCTCCTGAACTTTCACCAATTACCAACAAAGCCTTAGACCTTTCAAAATCAACATTACGCGGGGTTTCACCCATTCATATTGAATATTTACAGAATATGGAGGTTGGAGCCACTTTAACCGCTGCTATTATTGTTCATGGGAAACTCTGGGGCCTTATAGCCTGTCATCATTATTCGGCGAAGTTTATCAATTATTTTCAGCGGGAAACCTGTAAATTTTTAGCCCAGGTTTTTTCGAATAATATTGCATCCATACAAACGGGTATTTTTAATAAAAAATTAAATGAGAATTCTGAATTAAGAGCCAGGATTTTAACCGATCTAAAAATTGAAAATACATTAGTTGACGGACTTGAGAATGCGGAAATTCCTTTTACTTCTCTTATAGAAAGTGGGGGAGGTGCAGTGGTTTTTGATGATAAAATCAAACTTTTTGGGAATACACCAACTGAAGCTGAAGTATTGGATTTAAGTAATTTTCTTGCTGAAAATGAAGAAGTTATTTTCTACACCAAAAACCTTAAAAATTCTTATCCGGTAGCCGAAAACTATAAGAAATCGGCTTCAGGTATTTTAAGTTTTAAATTGGGACGGGCAAAAAATAATTTTATAATCTGGTTTAGGCCTGAAGTAGCCGAAACTGTGAGTTGGGGTGGGAATCCCAATAAAAAGGTCTCCTACAACGAAGAAAAACAACGATTAAGTCCGCGGAAATCTTTTAAAAAATGGACAGAAAAACTGGATGGAATTTCTAATTCCTGGCAGGATTACGAAATTGAAACTGCCAAAGCATTCCGGGAGAATTTAAACCAGTTTATCTTAAAAAAGCAAAAAGAAGAGATTGGTAGATTAAATCAAAATCTACAGGAAGCTAATAAAGATTTGGAACTTTTTAGTTACGGTATTTCCCACGATCTTCGTAGTCCTTTGCGGGGCATTAAAGGTTACGCACAAATTTTGAAGGAAGATTTTGGTGAAGAACTACCTGCCGAAGCTTCAGAAACCATAGAAACTATTTTAAGATCTTCAGGAAGGATGGAAGGCATTATAGACGATACTCTTTCCTTTTCAAAAATTACCGGCGGGAAACTTCAGAAGAAAAATTTCGGTACCAATAAATTGCTGGAAGAACTATTATTAAGTTTCAATATCAAAGCAAATTTCCCAGATTTTGACATAGAAATAGATGAAAATTTGCCAAATACCTACGCAGATCGCCGAATGATCTTTCAGGTTTGGAGTAATTTAATAGGCAATGCTTTAAAATATACTCAACCTGGCGCATACCCAAGGATTGAAATTGGAAGTTTTTCAGAAGAAAATAAGAATATTTTCTACATAAAAGATAACGGGATTGGGATTGCTGAAAACCAAAAAGATAAAGTCTTTAAGATGTTTTCCCGGTTTGCCAAAAAAGATTTTAAAGGAACGGGTATTGGTCTTGCTATTGTAGCCCGGATTTTAGAAAAGCATAACGGAAAAATTTGGGTAGAAAGTGAACCCGAAAACGGCAGTACGTTTTTCTTTCATCTATAA
- a CDS encoding response regulator has translation MITTPLRIILVEDEETDAVLIKRQIAKIVEKPEIKVVKDLPGFEGIFTSFLPDVIISDYDLPTSTGLDIMQLAKSIDDTIPLIFVTGALDDDELATDTILSGASGFILKKHMEVLDEKLEPLLRQVVYNMVQHGELRERIRKNKIAVHQIYSYLDNMKADDREQRENIEKIRKNLDKFNVEDAE, from the coding sequence ATGATCACAACTCCGTTGCGCATAATTTTGGTGGAAGATGAGGAAACCGATGCAGTTTTAATTAAAAGACAAATTGCTAAAATTGTAGAAAAACCTGAAATAAAAGTGGTAAAAGATTTACCGGGTTTTGAAGGAATATTCACCAGTTTTTTACCCGATGTAATAATTTCAGACTATGACCTTCCTACAAGTACAGGACTTGATATTATGCAGCTGGCGAAATCTATAGACGATACTATTCCTTTAATCTTTGTAACCGGCGCATTAGACGATGATGAGTTGGCAACCGATACTATTCTTTCTGGAGCTTCAGGTTTTATATTAAAAAAGCATATGGAGGTTCTTGATGAAAAATTAGAGCCTTTACTGAGACAAGTAGTTTATAATATGGTGCAGCACGGTGAATTAAGAGAAAGAATTCGAAAGAATAAAATAGCGGTTCACCAAATTTACAGTTACCTGGACAATATGAAAGCCGATGACAGGGAACAGCGGGAAAACATCGAAAAAATAAGAAAGAATCTTGATAAATTTAATGTAGAAGATGCTGAGTAA
- a CDS encoding biliverdin-producing heme oxygenase produces the protein MLSNLRNATQKLHEELEKENLAGQIISHDISLEDYKLLLLQNYIAYKITEAEIAKYIPSYQSDKSDQLAKDLENLKVDTSISEEFQDKFNITSYEEALGAAYVVLGSALGGMYISKEIPNCPELNEISRPNFFNGDREGLKAWNKFVKKLKAEDFNETQIAVASKKAQETFEFFGSVFRETSLIVQNS, from the coding sequence ATGCTGAGTAACCTTAGAAATGCTACCCAAAAACTGCACGAAGAACTGGAAAAAGAAAATCTTGCAGGGCAGATTATTTCACACGATATAAGCCTGGAAGATTATAAACTTTTACTCCTTCAAAACTATATTGCCTATAAAATTACCGAGGCTGAAATTGCTAAATATATTCCATCTTACCAATCAGATAAAAGCGATCAACTTGCAAAAGACCTTGAGAATTTAAAAGTTGATACTTCAATTTCTGAAGAATTTCAGGATAAATTCAACATCACATCTTATGAAGAAGCCCTGGGGGCCGCTTACGTGGTTTTGGGTTCTGCCTTGGGCGGAATGTATATTTCTAAAGAAATTCCTAATTGTCCTGAATTAAATGAAATTTCCAGACCTAATTTCTTTAATGGTGATCGTGAGGGTCTAAAAGCCTGGAACAAATTTGTAAAGAAACTTAAAGCTGAAGATTTCAATGAAACTCAAATTGCTGTAGCTTCTAAAAAAGCTCAGGAAACTTTTGAATTTTTCGGAAGTGTTTTTAGAGAAACTTCGTTGATTGTACAGAATAGTTAA
- a CDS encoding IS4 family transposase: MGLFRRTKNTNKPLLRQIIDLCPRWMLTRCADEHNGDKGCSRYKTYDQFVAQTFGQLNKCYTLSDISTGIGVSETFISDLGLEQSPARSTMSDGNKKRSYKVFESLYYRLLGHYGRLLSKHGQSHIIKEIKDRDIKLIDSTTISLCLSMFDWAKFRTAKGGIKIHTCWDDAMMIPDMVNITEAKLHDSKGLAQSVFRKGTVIVEDRAYFDFLLMRQRIAAENVFVTRIKINTVYQTLEELELPEGSDQDILKDEIIVLPSKKAVETGIAEHPLRLVHVYKQDENKVIEIITNNLDWSARTIADLYKKRWDIELFFKAIKQNLQIKTFLGTSENAVKSQIYIALITYLLLQIIVRTIAKKEHAFSNFVEKIRICLCFYLTLDYACNTVGEGAKRIRGQTKLHYRVDPDLFSPISPN, encoded by the coding sequence ATGGGACTCTTCAGGCGCACTAAAAATACAAACAAACCTCTTCTTCGACAAATAATTGACCTATGTCCTCGCTGGATGCTCACGCGTTGTGCCGATGAGCACAATGGCGACAAGGGGTGCAGCAGATATAAGACCTACGATCAATTCGTTGCCCAAACTTTCGGACAGCTGAATAAATGCTACACTCTTAGTGACATTTCCACTGGTATCGGGGTCAGCGAAACATTTATTTCGGATTTGGGTCTTGAGCAGAGCCCAGCGCGTTCTACCATGAGCGATGGCAACAAAAAGAGGAGTTATAAAGTCTTCGAGAGCTTATATTACCGGTTGTTAGGGCACTATGGCCGACTATTGTCGAAGCACGGACAGTCTCATATAATCAAGGAAATCAAAGACCGTGACATAAAATTGATCGACAGCACCACGATCAGTCTATGTCTGTCCATGTTCGATTGGGCAAAGTTTCGGACAGCTAAAGGAGGTATAAAAATACATACCTGCTGGGACGATGCCATGATGATCCCCGATATGGTCAATATAACAGAGGCAAAGCTCCATGACAGCAAAGGACTGGCCCAATCCGTTTTCCGAAAGGGAACGGTCATCGTGGAGGACAGGGCGTACTTCGATTTTCTGTTGATGCGCCAGAGGATCGCGGCAGAAAATGTTTTTGTCACTCGCATCAAGATCAATACGGTCTATCAAACCTTGGAAGAACTGGAGCTCCCCGAAGGTAGCGATCAGGATATCCTAAAAGACGAGATCATCGTTTTACCAAGCAAGAAGGCCGTGGAAACAGGCATTGCGGAACACCCTCTCCGGTTGGTGCACGTTTATAAGCAGGACGAGAACAAAGTGATAGAAATAATCACCAACAACTTGGATTGGAGCGCCAGGACCATCGCGGACCTTTATAAAAAACGATGGGATATTGAACTTTTTTTTAAGGCGATAAAACAGAACCTCCAAATAAAGACCTTCCTTGGAACCAGTGAGAACGCCGTAAAATCACAAATATACATCGCGCTCATAACCTATTTGCTGCTCCAGATAATTGTGAGGACAATAGCCAAAAAAGAACATGCATTTTCCAATTTCGTGGAAAAGATCAGGATCTGTCTATGTTTTTATCTTACCCTCGATTATGCCTGCAATACCGTAGGAGAAGGGGCGAAAAGAATAAGGGGTCAGACCAAACTCCACTATAGGGTAGATCCAGACTTATTTTCTCCCATTAGCCCTAATTGA